In one window of Juglans regia cultivar Chandler chromosome 3, Walnut 2.0, whole genome shotgun sequence DNA:
- the LOC108982310 gene encoding uncharacterized protein LOC108982310 isoform X2 yields MVELQSCAGLVNASALCAIEQEVKGEGISVIAEITAELQRERRKNAELLERISILEAQIQERKKQSLPTDGQGGCPNAMERSLKKLKSQKTERSAGTENGNISKSEMATQQMHDSKCSPPGEARLEDCLVSWMRKDENHFFHYEKFKDGDSIADCDNTDDSDDDYHEEDDINSGHKVGNFHETSITAIEQKEYPHEGGDEGLFIPCLESSSGVQLEPTFSIVSQETNENQNENGMAPDTQPGYDKRELKGLDRKETKNTGGHKELPEFLSFDKEVCHGLSLQKKPPKVAFCPKEVKKIIESNILLQKNAQSHTIRKIIVFASLGLRHGCEDMYELDFNHFSILRKGEPYVSPTNPGLNCSRYVRQRMGRNKLKSFGPLMCQIAMLVHIRTGSFFFKALGITLLFMAGFPDDLVQRETKYRNLDLLQKYYRTDEEAEGEELFLLHPETCDNGSPGSQQLTGKTISTKSRRKQTISNSKPNNLKRSSVQKSKPSSSAAPTQFGLMGYTSIHTQAMAALQAFPSQTSVDAPQISNPMIPSTATNVSYRNQTPYHVFPHQPANSFLPMVYWPPPNSFLPRPYSSTYGFHSFPSTANYISIHQQPYYSNPSSTPFIPKTVGGTQEINNVALEEAGTDSDSSSSSTDTKEQ; encoded by the exons ATGGTGGAGCTTCAATCCTGTGCTGGCTTGGTCAATGCTTCTGCATTGTGTGCTATAGAGCAAGAAGTGAAAGGGGAGGGCATCAGTGTTATTGCTGAGATTACTGCCGAGTTACAAAGGGAAAGACGGAAGAATGCTGAGCTTTTGGAGAGAATATCAATTCTTGAAGCTCAAATacaggaaagaaaaaaacaatctCTTCCTACAGATGGACAA GGCGGTTGTCCCAATGCAATGGAAAGAAGCTTGAAGAAGTTAAAAAGTCAGAAAACAGAACGGAGTGCTGGAACTGAGAATGGAAACATTAGCAAAAGTGAAATGGCAACACAGCAGATGCATGACTCGAAGTGTTCACCCCCAGGAGAGGCAAGACTAGAAGATTGCTTGGTTAGTTGGATGAGAAAGGATGAGaaccatttttttcattacgaaaaatttaaagatggtGATTCAATAGCAGACTGTGATAATACAgatgatagtgatgatgatTATCATGAAGAGGATGATATTAATAGTGGCCATAAAGTTGGGAATTTTCATGAGACTTCAATAACTGCTATTGAACAGAAAGAATATCCTCATGAAGGTGGTGATGAGGGATTATTTATACCATGTTTGGAAAGTTCCTCTGGTGTTCAGCTTGAACCAACATTTTCAATTGTGAGCCAAGAAACGAATGAAAACCAAAATGAAAATGGTATGGCACCTGATACACAGCCAGGTTATGATAAGCGGGAACTCAAAGGACTTGACAGGAAAGAGACCAAAAATACTGGAGGACATAAAGAACTACCTGAGTTCCTTAGTTTTGATAAAGAGGTCTGTCATGGCctatcattacaaaaaaaaccTCCAAAGGTGGCTTTCTGTCCAAAAGAagtgaagaaaattattgagTCAAATATCCTGTTACAGAAAAATGCTCAGTCTCACaccataagaaaaattatagtttttGCATCTCTCGGTTTAAGGCATGGATGTGAAGATATGTATGAGTTGGACTTCAATCATTTTAGCATTCTGAGGAAGGGAGAACCATATGTATCTCCCACGAATCCTGGG TTGAATTGTTCCAGATATGTTAGGCAGCGGATGGGAAGAAACAAGCTGAAGTCTTTTGGGCCACTGATGTGTCAAATAGCAATGCTAGTTCATATTCGCACTGGGAGCTTCTTCTTCAAGGCCTTAGGCATCACACTTCTGTTCATGGCTGGTTTTCCCGACGACCTGGTTCAAAGGGAAACAAAATACCGGAACTTGGACTTACTCCAAAAATATTACAG GACAGATGAAGAAGCTGAAGGGGAGGAATTATTTCTTCTGCATCCAGAGACTTGCGATAAT GGTAGTCCTGGTTCTCAGCAGTTAACTGGGAAGACGATTTCAACTAAATCAAGAAGGAAACAAACCATCTCAAATAGTAAGCCTAATAATCTGAAAAGATCCTCCGTTCAGAAGTCGAAACCTTCAAGCTCTGCAGCTCCTACTCAATTTGGGTTAATGGGCTACACCTCTATTCACACTCAAGCAATGGCAGCATTGCAGGCCTTCCCGTCTCAGACTTCAGTAGATGCCCCTCAAATTTCAAATCCGATGATTCCCAGTACTGCTACTAATGTCTCCTACCGCAATCAGACCCCATACCATGTGTTCCCACATCAACCAGCGAATTCTTTTCTACCTATGGTATACTGGCCTCCCCCAAACTCTTTTCTTCCTAGACCTTATTCATCTACATATGGTTTCCACTCCTTTCCATCTACTGCAAATTACATCTCTATCCATCAACAACCTTATTACAGCAATCCCTCCAGCACTCCTTTCATACCCAAAACGGTAGGAGGCACACAGGAGATCAATAACGTGGCATTAGAGGAAGCTGGTACTGACTCTGACAGCAGTTCAAGCAGTACTGATACAAAAGAACAGTAG
- the LOC108982310 gene encoding uncharacterized protein LOC108982310 isoform X1, producing MVELQSCAGLVNASALCAIEQEVKGEGISVIAEITAELQRERRKNAELLERISILEAQIQERKKQSLPTDGQGGCPNAMERSLKKLKSQKTERSAGTENGNISKSEMATQQMHDSKCSPPGEARLEDCLVSWMRKDENHFFHYEKFKDGDSIADCDNTDDSDDDYHEEDDINSGHKVGNFHETSITAIEQKEYPHEGGDEGLFIPCLESSSGVQLEPTFSIVSQETNENQNENGMAPDTQPGYDKRELKGLDRKETKNTGGHKELPEFLSFDKEVCHGLSLQKKPPKVAFCPKEVKKIIESNILLQKNAQSHTIRKIIVFASLGLRHGCEDMYELDFNHFSILRKGEPYVSPTNPGEHVLYENPGIRRKVFYPNQQNPTLCPVQVLEEEKAMRPSDASCPSCLFLCIKYGGRTRNLPQNEYVRQRMGRNKLKSFGPLMCQIAMLVHIRTGSFFFKALGITLLFMAGFPDDLVQRETKYRNLDLLQKYYRTDEEAEGEELFLLHPETCDNGSPGSQQLTGKTISTKSRRKQTISNSKPNNLKRSSVQKSKPSSSAAPTQFGLMGYTSIHTQAMAALQAFPSQTSVDAPQISNPMIPSTATNVSYRNQTPYHVFPHQPANSFLPMVYWPPPNSFLPRPYSSTYGFHSFPSTANYISIHQQPYYSNPSSTPFIPKTVGGTQEINNVALEEAGTDSDSSSSSTDTKEQ from the exons ATGGTGGAGCTTCAATCCTGTGCTGGCTTGGTCAATGCTTCTGCATTGTGTGCTATAGAGCAAGAAGTGAAAGGGGAGGGCATCAGTGTTATTGCTGAGATTACTGCCGAGTTACAAAGGGAAAGACGGAAGAATGCTGAGCTTTTGGAGAGAATATCAATTCTTGAAGCTCAAATacaggaaagaaaaaaacaatctCTTCCTACAGATGGACAA GGCGGTTGTCCCAATGCAATGGAAAGAAGCTTGAAGAAGTTAAAAAGTCAGAAAACAGAACGGAGTGCTGGAACTGAGAATGGAAACATTAGCAAAAGTGAAATGGCAACACAGCAGATGCATGACTCGAAGTGTTCACCCCCAGGAGAGGCAAGACTAGAAGATTGCTTGGTTAGTTGGATGAGAAAGGATGAGaaccatttttttcattacgaaaaatttaaagatggtGATTCAATAGCAGACTGTGATAATACAgatgatagtgatgatgatTATCATGAAGAGGATGATATTAATAGTGGCCATAAAGTTGGGAATTTTCATGAGACTTCAATAACTGCTATTGAACAGAAAGAATATCCTCATGAAGGTGGTGATGAGGGATTATTTATACCATGTTTGGAAAGTTCCTCTGGTGTTCAGCTTGAACCAACATTTTCAATTGTGAGCCAAGAAACGAATGAAAACCAAAATGAAAATGGTATGGCACCTGATACACAGCCAGGTTATGATAAGCGGGAACTCAAAGGACTTGACAGGAAAGAGACCAAAAATACTGGAGGACATAAAGAACTACCTGAGTTCCTTAGTTTTGATAAAGAGGTCTGTCATGGCctatcattacaaaaaaaaccTCCAAAGGTGGCTTTCTGTCCAAAAGAagtgaagaaaattattgagTCAAATATCCTGTTACAGAAAAATGCTCAGTCTCACaccataagaaaaattatagtttttGCATCTCTCGGTTTAAGGCATGGATGTGAAGATATGTATGAGTTGGACTTCAATCATTTTAGCATTCTGAGGAAGGGAGAACCATATGTATCTCCCACGAATCCTGGG GAGCACGTTTTATATGAGAATCCTGGTATTCGGAGAAAGGTCTTTTATCCCAATCAACAGAATCCAACATTATGTCCTGTTCAAGTACTTGAGGAAGAGAAGGCTATGCGACCGTCTGATGCTAGTTGCCCATCCTGCCTATTTCTTTGTATCAAGTATGGTGGAAGAACAAGAAATCTTCCCCAAAATGA ATATGTTAGGCAGCGGATGGGAAGAAACAAGCTGAAGTCTTTTGGGCCACTGATGTGTCAAATAGCAATGCTAGTTCATATTCGCACTGGGAGCTTCTTCTTCAAGGCCTTAGGCATCACACTTCTGTTCATGGCTGGTTTTCCCGACGACCTGGTTCAAAGGGAAACAAAATACCGGAACTTGGACTTACTCCAAAAATATTACAG GACAGATGAAGAAGCTGAAGGGGAGGAATTATTTCTTCTGCATCCAGAGACTTGCGATAAT GGTAGTCCTGGTTCTCAGCAGTTAACTGGGAAGACGATTTCAACTAAATCAAGAAGGAAACAAACCATCTCAAATAGTAAGCCTAATAATCTGAAAAGATCCTCCGTTCAGAAGTCGAAACCTTCAAGCTCTGCAGCTCCTACTCAATTTGGGTTAATGGGCTACACCTCTATTCACACTCAAGCAATGGCAGCATTGCAGGCCTTCCCGTCTCAGACTTCAGTAGATGCCCCTCAAATTTCAAATCCGATGATTCCCAGTACTGCTACTAATGTCTCCTACCGCAATCAGACCCCATACCATGTGTTCCCACATCAACCAGCGAATTCTTTTCTACCTATGGTATACTGGCCTCCCCCAAACTCTTTTCTTCCTAGACCTTATTCATCTACATATGGTTTCCACTCCTTTCCATCTACTGCAAATTACATCTCTATCCATCAACAACCTTATTACAGCAATCCCTCCAGCACTCCTTTCATACCCAAAACGGTAGGAGGCACACAGGAGATCAATAACGTGGCATTAGAGGAAGCTGGTACTGACTCTGACAGCAGTTCAAGCAGTACTGATACAAAAGAACAGTAG